From Variovorax sp. PMC12, the proteins below share one genomic window:
- a CDS encoding ROK family protein — MKSKPAKPETPETQKAETADPLPAADVHGLRELPGVHVEGYSLQLRDKDGFVGDQASQTAFRELLERWRKRRRKNGKDPLGVLHSRDLSKKALDRVLGAKKASEAADVMHGVIEEFTEELASVIQRFLRQPSWQKVERIVIGGGFPESDVGERAVLQTGAILEEMGLHVQLGRLSHNVDDGGLIGWVHLTPPALLRKYDAILAVDIGGTNVRCGIVKTRYRKAPDFSRAEVIRREKWRHADEGPNRSNMVEHIADMLMDMVRYSERKKIRLAPFIGIGCPGLIRPDGSIARGAQNLPGDWESHAFHLPTAVWRRMLTLGADPMLVLMHNDAVVQGLSELPFMRDVKQWGVLTIGTGLGNVSFTNRP; from the coding sequence ATGAAGTCCAAACCCGCGAAGCCCGAAACTCCAGAAACGCAAAAGGCCGAAACGGCCGACCCCTTGCCCGCTGCCGATGTGCACGGCCTGCGCGAACTCCCCGGTGTGCATGTCGAAGGCTACAGCCTCCAGTTGCGCGACAAGGACGGCTTCGTGGGCGACCAGGCGAGCCAGACAGCCTTCAGGGAACTGCTCGAGCGCTGGCGCAAGCGCCGCCGCAAGAACGGCAAGGATCCACTCGGAGTGCTGCACTCGCGCGACCTGAGCAAGAAGGCGCTCGACCGCGTGCTGGGCGCGAAGAAGGCCTCGGAGGCCGCCGACGTGATGCACGGCGTGATCGAGGAGTTCACCGAGGAACTGGCGTCCGTCATCCAGCGCTTCCTGCGCCAGCCCTCATGGCAGAAGGTGGAGCGCATCGTCATCGGCGGCGGCTTTCCCGAGAGCGACGTGGGCGAGCGCGCGGTGCTGCAGACGGGCGCCATCCTCGAAGAGATGGGCCTGCACGTGCAACTGGGCCGCCTCTCGCACAACGTGGACGACGGCGGCCTGATCGGCTGGGTGCACCTGACGCCGCCCGCGCTGCTGCGCAAGTACGACGCCATCCTGGCGGTCGACATCGGCGGCACCAACGTGCGCTGCGGCATCGTGAAGACGCGCTACCGCAAGGCGCCCGACTTCTCGCGCGCGGAGGTGATCCGGCGCGAGAAATGGCGCCACGCCGACGAAGGGCCCAACCGCAGCAACATGGTCGAGCACATCGCCGACATGCTGATGGACATGGTGCGCTACAGCGAGCGCAAGAAGATCCGGCTCGCGCCGTTCATCGGCATCGGCTGCCCGGGGCTGATCCGCCCCGACGGCTCCATCGCGCGCGGTGCGCAGAACCTGCCCGGCGACTGGGAAAGCCACGCCTTCCACCTGCCGACGGCGGTGTGGCGCCGCATGCTCACACTGGGCGCCGACCCGATGCTGGTGCTGATGCACAACGACGCGGTGGTGCAGGGCCTGAGCGAGCTGCCCTTCATGCGCGACGTGAAGCAGTGGGGCGTGCTGACCATCGGCACGGGGCTGGGCAACGTGAGCTTCACGAACAGGCCCTGA
- a CDS encoding Ig-like domain-containing protein, giving the protein MDEVGRATPSSHRLKFFVDPELAADIGPAEAGRRLAQYVADVNTVFTRETVRSFVFDPATDLQLVAPAAAPACSYNGLVNGEVVVCVSKSTRGYSHGGLSTSWTFPQKGVAWNLNWIAIHDPLRLSRAITPAAPESTEKDYLGRQLKTLLHELEHVFGAGAGEYYNGIAVADTTGVAPITDLALSSDTDRYWWTRQDWRLDPLLGTVFEQRRDPAANRVATLDMIRFTAGTKANIDTDWSDWPKLGSSKFMAATTATQVRVTDRDSGAALPGAQVSVWRDPGGGKPLVMLVTGVADASGRFTFDWNCGFSCFAVGKTTLLAKARAANRAPGASWFTIFDAFEQKAVQGQSMFTIDLALGSADATPPIVSLAAPSMATVGQLTVIAPAVVDNAGVWGVKVLGPDSIPICTFTAPPYTCSWTPTSPGAQTIRVVAVDAAGNSAVASANVIVNPPSDSVPPAVSLSVPPGVAAGMATRLAATASDNVAVAELKFIVDGRTACTLRAAPYVCAWTPKRPGAANVEVRAADAAGNVASASANVRVEGLRAEDL; this is encoded by the coding sequence ATGGACGAAGTCGGCCGCGCGACGCCCAGCAGCCACCGCCTGAAGTTCTTCGTCGACCCCGAGCTGGCCGCCGACATCGGCCCCGCCGAGGCAGGCCGCCGGCTCGCCCAGTACGTGGCCGACGTCAACACCGTCTTCACCCGCGAGACCGTGCGCAGCTTCGTCTTCGACCCCGCCACCGACCTGCAGCTGGTGGCGCCCGCCGCCGCGCCGGCCTGCAGCTACAACGGCCTGGTGAACGGCGAGGTGGTGGTCTGCGTATCGAAATCCACCCGCGGCTATAGCCACGGCGGCCTGTCGACCAGCTGGACCTTCCCGCAGAAAGGCGTGGCCTGGAACCTGAACTGGATCGCCATCCACGACCCGCTGCGCCTGTCGCGCGCCATCACGCCGGCGGCGCCGGAGTCCACCGAGAAGGACTACCTGGGCCGCCAGCTCAAGACCCTGCTGCACGAGCTGGAGCATGTGTTCGGCGCCGGCGCGGGCGAGTACTACAACGGCATCGCCGTGGCAGACACCACCGGCGTCGCGCCCATCACCGACCTCGCCCTGTCGAGCGACACCGACCGCTATTGGTGGACGCGCCAGGACTGGCGGCTCGACCCGCTGCTGGGCACCGTGTTCGAGCAGCGCCGCGACCCCGCCGCCAACCGCGTCGCGACGCTGGACATGATCCGCTTCACCGCCGGCACCAAGGCCAACATCGACACCGACTGGAGCGACTGGCCGAAGCTCGGCAGCTCGAAGTTCATGGCCGCCACCACAGCCACGCAGGTGCGCGTGACCGACCGCGACAGCGGCGCCGCGCTGCCCGGCGCGCAGGTTTCGGTGTGGCGGGACCCGGGCGGCGGCAAGCCGCTGGTCATGCTGGTGACCGGCGTGGCCGATGCGTCGGGCCGCTTCACCTTCGACTGGAACTGCGGTTTCAGCTGCTTCGCCGTCGGCAAGACGACGCTGCTGGCCAAGGCACGCGCCGCCAACCGCGCGCCCGGCGCGAGCTGGTTCACCATCTTCGACGCCTTCGAGCAGAAGGCCGTGCAGGGGCAGTCGATGTTCACCATCGACCTGGCGCTCGGCAGCGCCGACGCCACGCCGCCCATCGTGTCGCTCGCCGCCCCCTCCATGGCCACGGTGGGGCAGCTCACCGTCATCGCGCCGGCCGTGGTGGACAACGCGGGGGTGTGGGGCGTCAAGGTGCTGGGCCCCGACAGCATTCCGATCTGCACCTTCACCGCCCCGCCCTACACCTGCAGCTGGACCCCGACCTCGCCCGGCGCGCAGACGATCCGCGTGGTGGCGGTGGACGCGGCGGGCAACTCCGCTGTCGCCTCGGCCAACGTGATCGTCAATCCGCCTTCGGACAGCGTGCCGCCGGCCGTCTCGCTGTCGGTTCCGCCAGGCGTCGCGGCCGGCATGGCGACGCGGCTTGCCGCCACCGCCTCCGACAACGTGGCCGTGGCCGAGCTGAAGTTCATCGTCGACGGCAGGACCGCGTGCACGCTGCGCGCCGCGCCCTACGTATGCGCCTGGACGCCGAAGCGGCCGGGCGCCGCGAACGTCGAGGTGCGCGCCGCCGACGCGGCAGGCAACGTTGCCTCCGCCTCCGCGAACGTGCGCGTCGAAGGACTGCGGGCCGAAGACCTGTAG
- a CDS encoding phospholipase D-like domain-containing protein codes for MPHNTRFDWLPTPSQHFLVVTFALLVYVLTTRARREQRAPTTAIAWVMGLVLMPYFILPMYLLFGQRKLRPAGSPRPPRSVPPGHWAADLIESFGLAPPGRSAIRMHADGEAAREALWQVIDGAKERIDVCTFIIGNDALGHAVIDRLAKRACEGIKVRVLLDGFGALSLPRHHFDRLRAAGGEVAVFRPFFSLRRIGPRNLRNHRKFTIADDGWLWSGGRNLAGEYFTGNAKHPQPWRDLSFDLRGSVAAAAARQFDHDWSSVRPRKARAITADDMPEGPGTAMAQFLPSGPDQTEDTAHALLIDACFRAEHRVLAITPYFVPGDGLRDALRLAARRGVQVTIAMPAQSNHRLADFVRARAMRDLARAGVDFRMLPFMVHAKAVVLDEELAMCGSINLDLRSLLLNHEAAVVFYGEEEIDWLAEWIETTASAGEPYRARRPGLMRDLAEGLLLTVAFQL; via the coding sequence ATGCCGCACAACACCCGTTTCGACTGGCTGCCCACACCTTCGCAGCACTTTCTCGTCGTGACCTTCGCGCTGCTGGTCTATGTGCTGACCACCCGCGCGCGCCGCGAGCAGCGCGCCCCCACCACGGCCATCGCCTGGGTCATGGGGCTGGTGCTGATGCCTTATTTCATCCTGCCGATGTACCTGCTGTTCGGCCAGCGCAAGCTGCGCCCCGCCGGCTCGCCCCGGCCGCCGCGCTCGGTGCCGCCGGGCCACTGGGCGGCCGACCTGATCGAAAGCTTCGGCCTCGCGCCGCCGGGCCGCTCGGCCATTCGCATGCATGCCGACGGCGAGGCCGCGCGCGAGGCGCTGTGGCAGGTGATCGACGGCGCCAAGGAGCGCATCGACGTGTGCACCTTCATCATCGGCAACGACGCGCTCGGCCATGCGGTTATCGACCGGCTCGCGAAGCGCGCGTGCGAGGGCATCAAGGTGCGGGTGCTGCTCGACGGCTTCGGGGCGCTGTCGCTGCCGCGCCATCACTTCGACCGGCTGCGCGCGGCGGGTGGCGAGGTGGCGGTGTTCCGCCCCTTCTTCAGCCTGCGCCGCATCGGCCCGCGCAACCTGCGCAACCACCGCAAGTTCACCATCGCCGACGACGGCTGGCTCTGGTCGGGCGGGCGCAATCTCGCGGGCGAGTACTTCACCGGCAACGCAAAGCACCCGCAGCCATGGCGCGACCTGTCGTTCGACCTGCGCGGCAGCGTGGCCGCGGCGGCGGCGCGCCAGTTCGACCACGACTGGAGTTCGGTGCGCCCGCGCAAGGCCCGCGCCATCACCGCCGACGACATGCCCGAAGGCCCCGGCACCGCAATGGCCCAGTTCCTGCCGAGCGGCCCCGACCAGACAGAGGACACCGCGCACGCGCTGCTGATCGACGCCTGCTTCCGTGCAGAGCACCGCGTGCTGGCGATCACGCCCTACTTCGTGCCAGGCGACGGACTGCGCGACGCGCTGCGGCTGGCCGCCCGGCGCGGCGTGCAGGTGACCATCGCGATGCCCGCGCAGTCGAACCATCGCCTGGCGGACTTCGTGCGCGCCCGCGCCATGCGCGACCTCGCTCGCGCAGGCGTGGACTTCAGGATGCTGCCGTTCATGGTGCATGCCAAGGCGGTGGTGCTGGACGAGGAGCTGGCGATGTGCGGCTCGATCAACCTCGACCTGCGAAGCCTGCTGCTGAACCACGAGGCGGCGGTGGTGTTCTACGGCGAGGAAGAAATCGACTGGCTGGCCGAGTGGATCGAGACCACCGCATCAGCCGGCGAGCCCTACCGCGCGCGGCGTCCCGGCCTGATGCGCGACCTGGCCGAAGGGCTGCTGCTCACGGTAGCCTTTCAGCTGTAA
- a CDS encoding glutathione S-transferase family protein — protein MTRIYSGPLSMFGAKVEIAAREKGVAFELVMVPFIEGDAYEPKHPEVLRVNPVKQQVPVLVDEIDGGVSLFDSTQIFEYLEDRYPAPALWPEGIADRARARQLEQKSDEVFFPHVIKLFGLQDAMQSAPAVAACAACARYYDEMEGLLAARDYLAGPYGFADIAFYMACVFADRKGAGMTEATPRLLAWRTRVGERPAVRAVVDPMMRFLASQGRGVPAFLQR, from the coding sequence ATGACCCGGATCTACTCCGGCCCCCTCAGCATGTTCGGCGCCAAGGTCGAGATCGCGGCGCGCGAAAAAGGCGTTGCCTTCGAACTGGTCATGGTGCCGTTCATCGAAGGCGACGCCTACGAGCCCAAGCACCCCGAGGTGCTGCGTGTGAACCCCGTCAAGCAGCAGGTGCCGGTGCTGGTGGACGAGATCGACGGCGGGGTCTCGCTCTTCGACTCGACCCAGATCTTCGAGTACCTCGAAGACCGCTACCCGGCTCCCGCGCTGTGGCCCGAGGGCATTGCCGACCGGGCCCGCGCGCGGCAACTCGAGCAGAAGTCCGACGAGGTCTTCTTCCCCCACGTCATCAAGCTCTTCGGCCTGCAGGACGCGATGCAGAGCGCGCCCGCCGTCGCGGCCTGCGCCGCCTGCGCGCGCTACTACGACGAAATGGAAGGCCTGCTCGCCGCGCGCGACTACCTCGCGGGGCCCTACGGCTTCGCGGACATCGCCTTCTACATGGCCTGCGTGTTCGCCGACCGCAAGGGCGCCGGCATGACCGAGGCCACGCCGCGCCTGCTCGCATGGCGCACCCGCGTTGGCGAAAGGCCGGCGGTGCGCGCGGTGGTCGATCCGATGATGCGGTTCCTTGCCTCGCAAGGGCGCGGTGTGCCGGCCTTCCTGCAACGCTGA